The proteins below come from a single Dermacentor albipictus isolate Rhodes 1998 colony chromosome 7, USDA_Dalb.pri_finalv2, whole genome shotgun sequence genomic window:
- the LOC135906827 gene encoding sulfotransferase 1C4-like, producing MSADVFRMIKGLYLGKHFPDDAVLSALAYKPPPGDLIIVGYPKCGTTWMQHIVYNILMDAEEPEDPLDQVLRMPFLEMQGAEAAVYAPQPRALKTHLPFHVIPYSRDAKYICITRNPYDCCVSVYHHTRNNPPYNFGEGTFEEFFELFLDGRVEFGDYFDNVLSWYNHRRDPNVLFLTYEELKNDTARHVLRIAAFIGKERETRLKENPELLRKILEKCSVEYMKQNISGSRRAPRRDYSNSPQMKTLRPELLKGLNNLMEFTKKPMSGSFVRNGQVGDWRNHFSPEQIQRMKQRIAEVTLKSDIMNLWRDVDIPLYGSAIPIMGYENTVYEKELGDELCRTEAHEAVV from the coding sequence ATGTCAGCGGACGTTTTCCGAATGATCAAGGGTCTTTACCTGGGAAAACACTTTCCCGACGACGCAGTTCTGTCGGCgctggcgtacaagccaccgcctGGTGACTTAATCATCGTCGGATACCCAAAATGTGGTACCACTTGGATGCAACACATAGTCTACAACATCTTAATGGACGCCGAAGAACCTGAGGACCCGTTAGACCAGGTACTGCGAATGCCCTTCCTGGAGATGCAGGGAGCCGAAGCCGCTGTGTACGCTCCACAACCTCGAGCCTTGAAGACTCACTTGCCTTTCCACGTGATCCCTTATTCTCGAGACGCAAAGTACATCTGCATCACGAGGAACCCCTACGACTGCTGCGTGTCGGTTTATCACCACACCCGGAACAACCCGCCGTATAACTTTGGCGAAGGCACTTTTGAAGAGTTCTTTGAACTATTCCTGGACGGGCGCGTCGAATTCGGAGACTACTTTGACAACGTGCTCTCCTGGTATAATCATCGGAGGGACCCTAATGTTCTATTTCTAACGTATGAGGAGCTTAAAAATGACACCGCCCGGCACGTCCTTCGTATTGCCGCTTTCATCGGCAAAGAAAGAGAGACGAGGCTTAAAGAAAATCCCGAGCTCCTTCGGAAAATTTTGGAGAAGTGTAGCGTCGAATACATGAAGCAAAATATTAGCGGTAGTCGGCGGGCTCCTAGACGAGACTACAGCAATTCACCGCAGATGAAGACTCTTAGACCGGAGCTACTGAAAGGACTTAATAACCTGATGGAGTTTACGAAGAAACCCATGAGCGGCAGTTTTGTCCGCAACGGCCAAGTAGGAGACTGGAGGAATCATTTCTCGCCAGAACAGATTCAACGGATGAAACAGAGAATCGCGGAAGTAACTCTAAAGTCTGACATCATGAATCTGTGGAGGGACGTAGATATTCCGTTGTATGGCAGTGCCATTCCGATAATGGGATATGAAAACACGGTATATGAAAAAGAACTCGGTGATGAACTGTGTAGAACGGAGGCTCACGAAGCAGTTGTATGA